The genomic DNA GCGATGTAAATCAACTCTGTACGTGTAATTCCGTGTCCTGGGGTACCGGTAGTGTGGGTAGACGGATGGTCGCGTATAAACTCTGAAactaggtaccggtacggtaccgtaccgtactatactacggtaccggtactgaatTACGATATATTTACTGAACTGTTCGCTGTTGCAGGCTGGGTACCAGTACGGTACGGTGTGTCTGTGCGTGAGCAACATATCTGAATACAATAGTTTAAAGGATATTTATTACCACTTTTTGATTTTCCTGCATGAGAATGCTGGAATGAGGCATTTCAAATACCTGCAAATGACTACCGTATCGCTTCATATGAGAGCAAAGCGGTAGACTGGTAGAGCAGACGTTTTATCAATATTCTGATATTGAAGTTCTTGCGCTGCATAGGCTATAGGCAAATCTTATCAAAAGAAGGGTCAAAAAGTAAATTTTCACTATCGGTACCGGTATAGGCTGGTACAGGCACTTTCGCTAGTGGACAAAAGTTTGATTCATCAAGAGGCCGAAGACAACCACTATCTGACCGGATTGGTCATGGAGAAGTTATTCATGGATGGGAAGAAGGAATCCTAAAGATGAGCATTGGACAAAAAGAGCAAAGCTGATTTGCAGGTCTGACTCAGCTTATGGTGAATCAGGTTATCCAGGGGTGATCCACCAAATTGCACTCTTCTGTGTGATTTGGAATTACTAAGCATTGGTTAACTGTTCAGATTCCAATGATTCATTTTTGCAACAAATTTTGACTTCAAATATTCTAAGTTGGTCCATGTATCCTCAAAATCATAATATTTGTTACATGACTAGACATTGCAGTCtaaaaataggaaattcaaaCATATATCGAATCATATTCACTATCTTATTGTTGTATGCATTTGTTTTCCAGTGATCAGTCATTTGAATTTCAAATCTATTTTCAAAAATCTGCCCTGGGATAGTGgatttcattttctaaaatatggTAGACCAGAAAATTCTTAAGATAGGACTCTTTCAATTCTTGATAATTTCAACTTCAGTGCAAGCAGGGCTGGAGAGCTGGTTCGAAATCATATTGGCTCCATCTCACATTATATTCAAACTGTGTTCCCAGCTCAGGCGCTTCATTTTTCTATGTTCAAATGACTCTTTAACATTAAACAAGGATCCACTGAAAGGCACTGAATAGCTTTCCAGTTTGCCTAAGATTTTAACACAGTTTATTATAAACACCACACCATCACAGCACTATTTTTTTTAGTTGGTCCAACAATTTTTATCAGTCATTTAATGTTCGAACAAAGTCTTCATTCAAGCGACCTGTTTATTCTAATCACCATTTTCCTTTACCATTTGCAGTGTTATTCCTACAATCACTTCATTTTCTTGTTACACATAAAATCGATGCTCTTCATCTGTATGACCCCTCTCTAAAATAAACTCATTGTTGTCACTgatattcataaatttatttatttaaagttATTGCCCGATTCTGTATcgtgtatttttgttttattgtgtaatttgactgtttttttttttaactttttaagttatgcccgtcctctgTGTTTTGTGTTTATTCgtttgttattgtttttgttttgttttataccaGAGCggtcgaaataaaattgattgattgattcaaAGAAAGTCGTACAAAccaaaacagtcaaaacacaTGCTTCTGTGCTTTGAGAATTTAGGAAACGCAAACTAACAAAaccaaaaactttcaaaatttcaaaacaagagACTACTTTACTGCCTTCGTGGCAGGCAAAGAAAGTTTTTTGCGCGGCAGCAAGGGCtgcgcaaaatacaaaatatcacaaattctGCAATATCTTAATATTACTTTGCATTTACAGAATTTAATgctgtttaaataaaaatggataATAGTGATGAAAAGTCAACAAACTCAAGGAAGAAAGACAAAGACTCGCTTTTGCATTTTAAAGTTTCGAGATTCATCATTGAGTCGTCAGCAAAGTTGAAACTGAATTCAGTAACTTTGGCAAGTGCTTGTGTTTTATATCACAGATTTTACCAAGAATGCGAAATAGAAGATTATGATCCCTACACGATCGCTGCAACTGCTATATTTCTTGCAacaaaaatagaagaacaacacACCCGACTTCGTGATGTTGTCAACGTTTGTCATCGAACTCTATTCCCGAGTAAACCCTTGTTAGAAATTGGACGGGAACTATATGATTTGAAAGACACAATTGCTAATTGTGAGCTATTGATATTACGAGTTTTAGAATTTAAAGTCACTTGCGATCACCCACATAAATATATCTTACATTATTTAATGTCACTCTCTCAATTTTTCAATAGAAGAGAATGGGAGAGACATACCGTTGCACAAACTGCTTGGGCAATACTTCAGGACTGTTATCATGGGACTATCTGCTTATCGCATAGGCCACAACTCGTTGCTATTAGTTGTATTTATTTAGCGCTACTAACATGTAAAGTTGAAGTTCCGTTGAAACATTCATGTAAAACTCCATGGTGGAAAGTGTTTCATTCAACAGTTTCGAAACATGAAATATCGACTGTGATGGATGAAATAGTAGACTTGTATAATTTGGAAAAACAGTGTTGATGCTGGCAAATGTTGTTTGTACTATAGCATAGGTTCTTAAAGCTCTTAATACGTAGCCTCAGGGCTCCCTGAGAGAAACCTAgaggctctgcgagctattagtttacttattaaaatactgacttggctaatctTGTAAGTGTCCAAAGATGCAATAATgtcattaatgaaatttgacaagAGCAGTGTCAAACAAAATGTGACAACAACGCGGtatttcaaatatgacattaccTATTAAACGGTAATTTCCAATAGATaacttttataaattttatgtgGACTCTGttaataatagtcaaccttttcacaGGCTCctacaccaaaagtttgagaacccctgcataGCATAGTGTGAGTCCTACTGTTATGATGTTGCCTACCCAAGCGACACCATGTTAAATTTTGACCCATGCCATAAATTGCTAATtaaagtacagaattaagtgatGTCTATTCTGTCTTATTAGGGATAGACAATGGAAGACCTACCACTATAGGAGAATAGACTCCATCTGCACTCATAGCTTGAGGTAGATCCAAGCCATACAGCTACAGGGAAAGCTTGGTTAGATTTTGATTGGCCAAATTTTGCTTTTACCTGACCCAACATTAATTCGGTATTTTAGTACTGAAATTACCTGAAAACTTTAAATGAATAGACAAAAAATTTGTATAAGTGGATTTCCAGATTTTGTGGattcttattttttttgaaaacaaacagaaattcaattaaattaaaGTACGAAAAACATTAATTTTGGACACATTCATTTCATTAAATCTATTGTTACATGCAGTCCTATATCTCTGAATGCCAATTTGATATTATGCTTACTGgcacttttgtttttgtattaatTCCATCCAAAGCAATATGTCATAGGAATATTATTTGCTGATTTTGGAACTATTTTTAACTTATGTAGTATTATTAGACACAACTAAATCCATACTTGTGATATTTATGTAATTCAAAGAgctatctttatttatttagtgACTTATGCTGAGTGTCTTACTATCCTACCAAGATTGAACTGGTTATTCACTGTAACTCCCAGGCATGGGCCATCTCTGAATCCATTTAAATATGATGTTTATTATGTTGTTAAGCTTTCATTGCAATTTAGCTCAATGTTGCAAGCATTGCaaatatttgtgttagtttattattaatgtgattAAATTCTGAGTTAGTTTAAGCATTTATAGGTTGTTGTGGCTATGGAAAGTCatgatttataataatattgtcATGTGGGGAATTTTTATTAGACACAATATATTGTTAGTATATTAGTCATTCATGctttgctccgaacaaggcaTTGTGCAAATATAAGGGGATACATTCGTTGGATAGTTGTACTTGGTATGTACAATGCTCAGCCACACAGcaataacaattgaaaattttgccTGGTTTTATAGTATTAACAATTGTGAGAGTAAATAAATTGAagtgagaataaattttattgtatgataattgataaatgagaactacaagcACAATGAGAATcattaataaacaaagaaaagGAATTTTCAACTGTTACCACTCAAGAATCGGGGAAATTTTTTTCCCTGTAGATAATGTTTTAAATTGCATTTATATATGTGTTCAGTGTCTTTAATAAgagaataattttgtttattttcagtCTAATTCTACCTAGTTTTACtcaattgtttgaaaaaacTTGGTAAAATGCCGAAGTGCGTGATAGCAAGTGTTTTAGTCGGAATTGCATTGGTACTGGGTGGTGTCGTTCTTCTTGTTGGTAAATACCCGGAAAAAATTATCGATTCGGAAATCAACAAACAATTAGCAATTTCGCTGAATTCACCAGAATTTGATGACTGGATGACCCCGCCCCCACCTATCTACATGCAGTATTGGATGTTCAATGTAACGAATCCGGATGCCGTAATTGCAGGACAAAGAGCAAATTTGACACAAATTGGACCTTTTACATATCGATTGTACCAGCCGAGATATAACGTCGCTCTATACACGAATAACACTGTCTCCTATCAGTACAATCACACCCTTGTGTTTGTCAAAAATATGTCATGTGCCGACCCCCATAATGTCACAATTACGAATCTAAACGTGCCATTACTCACTATTGCTGGAATGCTGAAGAACATGCATATACCTgcttttatttctaaaaaaataatagaaatattCAAAGACAGCAAGGTATTTCCGCAACACACAGCCTATGAATTGCTCTTTGGTTACAATGATTCACTGTTAAGCTTCGCCCATATGTTTATTCCTTCATTTCCGGCAAAGTTTGGACTTTTTTACGGTTTCAATAACACAGACGATGGAGTATATCTTGTGAACAGTGGAAGGAAAGACATATCTCTCGTAAATAAAATGGAAAAGTGGAATTTCAAATCCGAATTAGATTATTGGTCCGATAAATATGGCAACATGTTAAACGGTACCGATGGTGTCTTTTTTCATCCTGACATGAAGATAACAGAAACGATCTATGCTTATTCAACAGATATTTGTCGTTCTTTACCgtttaaatatgaaatgaacACAGATGTTCGAAGTATCTCAACATATCGTTATCATACAACTGCAATGGCATTTGCAAATTCCACTGTTAACCCTGACAATGGAGCGTTTTGCGTTCCGGCTGGAAATTGCATGGGGTCTGGAGTCTTAAATATCAGCGTATGTAAGGATAATGCACCAGTCGTTATTTCCTCTCCTCATTTTTACTTGGGTGATCCTAAATATGTTAACGGAGTTATTGGACTTAAACCGAATAAGACTTATCATGAAACCTACTTGGATATTGAACCTACTACTGGCACTGTATTAAGAGCAAATAAAAGATTACAGGTATGCTGAATTATGCAATGATTAAGTATACTAACGCTTGTTGTGCTGCAGTGCTAATAATTGCGACATTGTCGCTGTATTGACGGGTAAACACTGAACTTTGCCAGTGACGTCAATGATACTGGTTAATTAATTGCATTTAGCAAATAGCAGTTTTGATTACTGTTCTGGCATTCTGAAATGATTTGAGTCAGATACGATTGAAAGTAGTTATGATACTACCCAGGTTTCAAAATTTCCACAAATCACTACCCTATATTGATATACCCTAtatttcgcctactttacatcaagttgtgttcagggactgaaacttatgagCAGGgtttatattcatttggctaacacagacactccccgaactcgtaataaaattttggcctaaccctaacctgctacacacaCCTTGGAGGTaccaaaaaattttgaacgCATGAGCCATTTGAAAAACAACTGTTTTCGACTTATAGTTGACAAAAATTTGGCTGCCATCTCCTGACCCCaggttaattttgaaaatattgatttgtACATATTGACGGTCACGGCCCGTGACCCACAGAAAAACGCTCCATGGGGCCCACAAGAGGGCAGAGGCCTTAGTTTGAGAAGCACTACACCATTTCTCAAGACATTTTTTTCTCTACAGCTCAACATCCAACTTGAAGCTTCAGAATACTCGGATGATCTAAAGAACGTTAGAACAACAACATTTCCGTTTGTGTGGCTGAACGAAAGTGTCACAGTTGATGTGGATTCCGCAAATCATCTAAAACAAGTCCTTATGGTGAAGCAAGTCGTGTTATCCACCCCTTATATTCTGTTTGGCATCAGCGCTCTTATTTTTGTGATTATAATAATCGTAacaattcacaaaaataaaaagaaaggAACCCCACTTCTCACTAATGTTGATTATGATGAAGATGagaattaatttaatttgttaatGTTTCTTTATTTACTCTAATTTGTATAATTATTTTCTGCTTTTTCTCCATTTTGACCCTTACTTTAATAACTAGCTGTTTGCATATGGATAGTGTGTCAttaacgaaaaaaaatttttctctaattttaaacatgtacatgtATTATACTCTTGAAACTGGCCCAGTTGTTCCGAATCTTTTCTATATATTCCTCTCTTCAAGCCTATTTTTGTGCTTTTTTGTTTCCGTTATTTGATCAATCTTTAAAgcagttcccaaacttttattGCAGGGTGGCCCCAGGTtgcgcgggccacaaaattatttttgcattgttcgcgggccacaatagtgccaagatttttgattactcttcgaatgtgacgcgggccacagataatgaagcggcgggccacatgtggcccgcgggcctgggtttggaccaccttgTTTTATTGCTATATGATCTTCTCTTTGTCTATTTTATATCTCTATATTCCTCCCTCTCTACACATCGTTTGTTCGATATTTAAAGGATTCTCGCTATTGTTATGTGTAATCACACTCTAGATTTGGCACAGTTTGTATAGtttataaaattataacatGTCATTGCATATGTATTACAATTCACAATAATTCTGACCAAACAATATTAGTAAATATACACGGAATGCAGCGTAATGTATCTGTATTTTCTCCTCAATTACGATATTACCAGAGGACGAATTCCCGGTTTAAAAATGCTGCTATATAGGTAATGGCCAATTTCTTGTTAACCAAGACATATTGGATTTAATACTTCTTTGTGCGTTATGTTAAATATCAATCCCCACGCAGAATTTTGTTTCATAAAGAAGCTGTCCTGCCAGTACAAAATTTGTCAAAGCGAAGTTTTGAagccttaatttttttttcgggggggggggggggggcattcTGTTCTGCTGCTCTCCTTGCTACTGGAATATAACAAATTCATTGAGGATATATCCAAAAAATTGTATCATTTCTTTTCATGAACTGCTTTACATCGGCTCATTCATTAACCTACctaattttctgaaaaataacatATGTTTATTAGTTAAATTTAACTGATTTTTTGACTGCTTCCTTCTGCTTTGGTgctgaaaaaagaaattttcagTCCGGCATTTGGCATCTCAGTAAAATTctaataagaaataaaaattctaaCGGCATTGACCACGCTGAAGAATGTGTTGTAGGTTATTTTTGCTTGCGAGTAATCATGATTTTTCCGGCGTATCAAACGGATTTGACTCACATGATGTGTCGGTGCCCTCAGGCATGCACTTGCAACGAAATCCAGACTGGGTAACACTACAGGCCATGTTTTGAAGACGTGTTCCATTATTAGCTCATGCTTGGTTGTGTCGATGTTTTCGTACCATGTTTGTTATTGGCAAGCCTGCAATAAATCTTTGCAACTCACTGTTTTTCTGTAATAGTAATGAAAAGCTGTTTGgtatgatttttttgtttttgatttgttttttagtTATTTAGCTTCATTGATTATTCCTCTTTCTGGGTTTTTTGTCCTATATATGCAATAAAGaagttttctttttcatttgttAAGAGCATAAGTTTTGGTATATCACTCAGCTACTTTTAAGTCGGACCATTTCTGATATAAACCCCATTGTTTTTTCTgattcatttctttttttttgcttttgcaGTTTTTCATGATGTAGTTATTGAGAAAATTTATGACTTCATCGTATTATACTGTTTGTAGcttgtatatttaaaaagtgaaaaatatattttatgttcgTTGTTTCACTGCGGACTGGCGAACTAAataatatatagggtgtccaagtccatttacaattttgttacgaagtcagttctcaatatatctcaaccaggtttgttgtttttaatcagtatttgtttaagtatttttacttcatttcaattgggccaaaacaatatacggtatagataaattcccttcgcaatttcaaaatattttaagatTTCATGGACAACCTATTTTCTCAGAATTATATCAGTGTGAGCAATAGATGTCTATGTTGAGCAAATGTGTTACCAAATCTCTGCAGACCTAGCCAATCTACACAGATCACTGGGGATAAGTTCTTGGTCACGGACCACAAAAAATTATCagataaacaaaattttcactAATCCCAAATTTCGAATCTGGTTCACGATGTAGAGATGTcaagaataatttatatgtTTGGAACTAGGGCTTGGCATtccgaatcgaatattcaaattgaatagtaaattaGTTGAATCGGTtaagagcaaaatttcgaatctaTGCCGTTTTGTTTTTTTCTGCCATTGGTATTCGATACGATTCTGCATTTaccaggtattcgaaaatgcccagacCTAGTTTGAACACATTGGACATTGT from Styela clava chromosome 12, kaStyClav1.hap1.2, whole genome shotgun sequence includes the following:
- the LOC120329423 gene encoding lysosome membrane protein 2-like, which codes for MPKCVIASVLVGIALVLGGVVLLVGKYPEKIIDSEINKQLAISLNSPEFDDWMTPPPPIYMQYWMFNVTNPDAVIAGQRANLTQIGPFTYRLYQPRYNVALYTNNTVSYQYNHTLVFVKNMSCADPHNVTITNLNVPLLTIAGMLKNMHIPAFISKKIIEIFKDSKVFPQHTAYELLFGYNDSLLSFAHMFIPSFPAKFGLFYGFNNTDDGVYLVNSGRKDISLVNKMEKWNFKSELDYWSDKYGNMLNGTDGVFFHPDMKITETIYAYSTDICRSLPFKYEMNTDVRSISTYRYHTTAMAFANSTVNPDNGAFCVPAGNCMGSGVLNISVCKDNAPVVISSPHFYLGDPKYVNGVIGLKPNKTYHETYLDIEPTTGTVLRANKRLQLNIQLEASEYSDDLKNVRTTTFPFVWLNESVTVDVDSANHLKQVLMVKQVVLSTPYILFGISALIFVIIIIVTIHKNKKKGTPLLTNVDYDEDEN
- the LOC120329424 gene encoding cyclin-Q-like, which encodes MDNSDEKSTNSRKKDKDSLLHFKVSRFIIESSAKLKLNSVTLASACVLYHRFYQECEIEDYDPYTIAATAIFLATKIEEQHTRLRDVVNVCHRTLFPSKPLLEIGRELYDLKDTIANCELLILRVLEFKVTCDHPHKYILHYLMSLSQFFNRREWERHTVAQTAWAILQDCYHGTICLSHRPQLVAISCIYLALLTCKVEVPLKHSCKTPWWKVFHSTVSKHEISTVMDEIVDLYNLEKQC